One window of Tepidanaerobacter acetatoxydans Re1 genomic DNA carries:
- the infC gene encoding translation initiation factor IF-3: MSPFIFIILEVNSISKDKDIQVNHEIRDREVRVISPDGKQLGIMSLKDALHYAQEVQLDLVKISSDAKPPVCKIMDFGKYKYEQSKREKEARKKQKVINVKEIRMNPTIDEHDFQVRLKNTIKFLKDGDKVKVSIRFRGRQMTHTKLGEEVLNRVVENISEVGVVEKPPKMEGRNMVMVIAPKQTTNKE; the protein is encoded by the coding sequence TTGTCCCCTTTTATTTTTATAATTTTGGAGGTGAACAGTATTAGCAAAGACAAAGACATCCAGGTGAACCATGAAATAAGAGACAGAGAGGTAAGAGTAATATCCCCTGATGGAAAGCAACTTGGAATTATGTCATTAAAAGATGCCTTGCATTATGCCCAGGAAGTTCAACTAGATTTGGTAAAAATATCATCTGATGCAAAGCCACCGGTATGTAAAATTATGGATTTTGGGAAGTATAAATATGAGCAGAGTAAGCGTGAAAAAGAGGCTCGTAAAAAGCAAAAAGTAATTAATGTAAAAGAAATTAGAATGAATCCTACTATTGATGAGCATGATTTTCAAGTAAGACTAAAAAATACCATTAAATTCTTAAAAGATGGGGATAAAGTAAAGGTAAGCATAAGATTTCGTGGCAGGCAGATGACTCATACAAAACTGGGTGAAGAGGTTTTAAATAGAGTGGTTGAAAACATAAGCGAAGTGGGTGTGGTTGAAAAACCGCCTAAAATGGAAGGCAGAAATATGGTTATGGTA
- the ytxC gene encoding putative sporulation protein YtxC — translation MRILSIGSIKPVEGFEDRLKLELDLLSKQGFNVTLKKNYKGNAVFFYCYIEDEIILKDNHYENMRQIFVNSIANALSDIVMDYWEPILIKKIIRDNYFYFNEIEQNRIYDFTMDIANSGELNLTQDTSSKVKRKICVVHKIREYLADNNIIMLDGFIDFRLREYMEQLEELVDTAIDEYLIDREYKEFIDLLRHFIDLQEPKKDLVNVVFCNTKIILMDEDSKFIENDLSLDLLAQENTEVSTDDIVVSTLINIAPRKIIIHGFTGEDKIEVINTIYNIFEGRIHFCNSCNICLQSKPLTTK, via the coding sequence GTGAGAATACTGTCAATAGGTTCTATTAAACCTGTAGAAGGTTTTGAAGATAGATTGAAATTGGAATTGGACCTTTTAAGTAAACAAGGATTTAATGTAACCCTGAAAAAGAATTATAAAGGTAATGCCGTATTTTTTTATTGTTATATAGAGGATGAGATAATATTAAAAGACAATCATTATGAAAATATGCGGCAAATATTTGTTAATTCTATAGCTAATGCACTTTCAGATATTGTAATGGATTATTGGGAACCGATTTTGATTAAAAAAATCATAAGAGATAACTACTTTTATTTCAATGAAATCGAGCAAAACCGAATATACGATTTCACGATGGATATTGCAAACAGCGGTGAGTTAAATTTAACTCAAGATACCTCGAGCAAAGTAAAACGTAAGATTTGCGTAGTACATAAAATTAGAGAATATCTTGCAGATAATAATATAATTATGTTGGATGGTTTTATTGACTTTCGCTTGAGAGAATATATGGAACAGTTGGAAGAGTTGGTGGACACAGCTATTGATGAGTATCTTATTGATAGGGAGTATAAGGAATTTATAGACTTACTTCGCCATTTCATCGACCTCCAAGAACCTAAAAAAGATTTAGTTAATGTGGTATTTTGCAATACCAAAATAATACTGATGGATGAAGACTCTAAATTTATAGAGAATGATTTGAGTTTGGATTTACTGGCACAGGAAAATACTGAAGTAAGTACAGATGACATAGTTGTAAGCACATTGATAAATATAGCTCCAAGGAAAATCATTATCCATGGGTTTACTGGAGAAGATAAAATAGAAGTTATTAATACCATTTATAATATTTTTGAAGGACGAATACACTTTTGCAATAGCTGTAATATATGCCTGCAATCAAAACCTTTAACGACAAAGTAA
- a CDS encoding DUF445 domain-containing protein gives MNAYIQLALMPLIGAFIGWGTNLFAIKLIFRPLNPIKIPFLGIEIQGLIPKRRLDISRSIGEALENEIISTEEIIESLASDKNKTEIIKYIKDVVATKIDDKLPGFLPSGLRGSIANYVGDIIDRHGNELFDEMKATLIQKAKKEFQLKELVKEKINSFDLEELEDLIIRLSKQELKQIEVLGGIMGFFVGIVQALVSYYFL, from the coding sequence ATGAATGCATACATTCAGTTAGCATTGATGCCGCTAATCGGAGCATTTATTGGTTGGGGAACTAACCTTTTTGCCATAAAACTTATCTTTCGGCCTTTAAATCCCATTAAAATTCCCTTCCTTGGGATTGAAATCCAGGGTTTGATTCCGAAGCGAAGGCTGGATATATCTCGAAGCATTGGAGAAGCTTTAGAAAATGAGATTATTTCTACGGAAGAAATTATAGAAAGCTTGGCTTCCGACAAAAATAAAACTGAAATAATAAAATATATAAAGGATGTTGTGGCAACAAAGATTGATGATAAGCTTCCCGGATTTCTGCCTTCAGGCCTTCGCGGGTCTATAGCAAATTATGTTGGCGATATAATTGATCGTCATGGAAATGAGCTTTTTGATGAGATGAAGGCAACACTTATTCAAAAAGCAAAGAAAGAATTTCAACTGAAGGAGCTCGTGAAAGAAAAGATTAACTCATTTGATTTAGAAGAACTGGAAGATTTAATTATCAGACTTTCAAAGCAAGAATTAAAGCAGATAGAAGTTCTCGGAGGTATAATGGGATTTTTTGTTGGTATAGTACAAGCATTGGTTTCTTATTATTTCTTATAA
- the hisF gene encoding imidazole glycerol phosphate synthase subunit HisF, giving the protein MSKKRLIVCLDVKNGRVVKGVNFENIRDIGDPVELAAFYDKQGADEIVFLDISATLEGRKTTLEIVKSIAQNVNIPFTVGGGISTLKDIENLLAAGANKVSISTAAVENPELIQEGARKFGSEHIVLACDAKKNNNSWEVYTHGGHVASGLDVIDWCKKAVDLGSGEILLTSMDADGTNDGYDIALTNTVAEAVNVPVIASGGAGKLEHFREIFLKGKASGALAASVFHKGLFSIKEVKEYLKSEGVDVIND; this is encoded by the coding sequence ATGAGCAAAAAGCGATTGATCGTTTGCCTAGATGTAAAAAATGGACGAGTGGTAAAAGGAGTTAATTTCGAAAACATTCGAGATATTGGAGACCCGGTTGAGTTAGCAGCTTTTTATGACAAGCAGGGGGCAGATGAAATTGTGTTTTTGGATATATCAGCAACTTTAGAAGGCAGAAAGACTACCTTGGAAATAGTAAAAAGTATTGCCCAAAATGTTAATATACCTTTTACGGTAGGTGGTGGAATATCTACTTTAAAAGACATTGAGAATTTGCTAGCAGCAGGTGCCAACAAGGTTTCTATCAGTACAGCAGCTGTTGAAAATCCCGAACTGATTCAAGAAGGAGCACGAAAGTTTGGAAGTGAACATATTGTATTGGCTTGTGATGCCAAAAAAAATAATAACAGTTGGGAAGTTTATACACATGGCGGACATGTAGCTTCAGGCCTTGACGTCATTGACTGGTGCAAAAAAGCTGTAGACTTAGGTTCTGGAGAGATACTTTTAACGAGTATGGATGCAGATGGTACTAATGATGGGTATGACATAGCTCTTACCAATACTGTGGCAGAAGCGGTTAATGTGCCTGTTATAGCTTCAGGGGGTGCAGGAAAGCTTGAACATTTCAGGGAAATATTTTTAAAAGGTAAAGCCAGTGGCGCCTTAGCGGCATCTGTTTTTCATAAAGGGCTTTTCAGTATTAAAGAAGTTAAAGAATATTTAAAATCAGAAGGAGTAGATGTAATCAATGATTGA
- the thrS gene encoding threonine--tRNA ligase: MEQVKVSLKDGVEKVYQKGITLLEIAENISRKLGKEALAAKVDGAIKDLSSKVDKDCNVKFLTFEDEEGRKVFWHSSSHVMAQAVKRLFPETKLAIGPAIDEGFYYDFDRDESFTPSDLEKIEQEMAKIIAEDYAFCRKNVSKEEAIEELNKINEPYKVELVEALPEGAPISFYQQGEFKDLCAGPHIPSTGRIKAFKLTSLAGAYWRGDEHNKMLQRIYGISFPKKSMLDEYLTRIEEAKRRDHRKLGKELDLFSIHEEGPGFPFFHPKGMIIWNLLTDFWRKEHSKRGYQEIKTPIILNEELWRRSGHWDHYKENMYFTKIDDMNYAVKPMNCPGGILMYKTDSRSYRDLPIRLGELGLVHRHELSGVLHGLMRVRCFTQDDAHIFMMPSQIEDEIIGVIDLVDYFYQIFGFEYNVELSTRPENSMGSDELWDQATAALQGALDKKGMSYKINEGDGAFYGPKIDFHLKDSLGRTWQCGTIQLDFQMPERFDLSYIGADGEKHRPVMIHRVIFGSIERFIGILIEHYAGAFPVWLAPVQARVLPISEKHMDYAYKVKKQLEEAGIRVEVDERNEKIGYKVRDAQMKKIPYMLIVGDKEANENTVSVRTREKGDVGQKPIETFIDEVLILTSKFN, from the coding sequence ATGGAACAAGTAAAAGTGAGTTTAAAAGATGGAGTTGAAAAAGTATATCAAAAAGGTATTACATTACTTGAAATCGCCGAAAATATAAGTAGGAAATTAGGCAAGGAAGCTTTGGCTGCTAAAGTTGACGGCGCTATTAAAGACCTTAGTTCGAAAGTTGATAAAGATTGTAATGTAAAGTTTTTGACATTTGAAGATGAAGAAGGGCGCAAAGTATTTTGGCATAGCTCGTCACATGTTATGGCACAAGCCGTAAAACGATTATTCCCCGAAACGAAATTAGCCATAGGTCCGGCTATCGATGAAGGATTTTATTATGATTTTGACCGGGATGAAAGCTTTACCCCATCGGACCTTGAAAAAATAGAGCAGGAAATGGCTAAAATAATTGCCGAAGATTATGCTTTTTGTCGTAAAAATGTATCTAAAGAAGAAGCTATAGAAGAACTTAATAAAATAAATGAACCATATAAGGTAGAATTGGTAGAAGCCCTTCCGGAAGGAGCACCCATTAGCTTTTATCAGCAGGGCGAGTTTAAGGACCTTTGTGCAGGGCCTCATATTCCTTCCACTGGAAGGATAAAGGCATTTAAACTTACGAGTCTGGCAGGTGCTTATTGGAGGGGCGATGAACATAATAAGATGCTCCAGAGGATTTATGGCATCTCATTTCCAAAAAAATCTATGCTGGACGAATATTTAACACGCATAGAAGAGGCCAAAAGACGCGACCACCGAAAACTAGGTAAAGAATTGGATCTTTTCAGTATTCACGAAGAAGGTCCTGGATTTCCGTTTTTCCATCCAAAGGGCATGATAATATGGAATTTGTTGACAGATTTCTGGCGCAAGGAACATAGTAAAAGAGGCTATCAAGAAATAAAAACTCCAATCATATTAAATGAAGAGCTTTGGAGAAGATCTGGCCATTGGGACCACTATAAGGAAAATATGTATTTTACAAAAATTGATGATATGAATTATGCTGTAAAACCCATGAATTGCCCTGGAGGCATACTCATGTATAAAACAGATTCTCGAAGCTACAGAGATCTGCCAATTAGATTAGGCGAACTTGGCTTGGTGCATCGCCACGAGCTTTCTGGAGTTTTGCACGGCCTTATGCGGGTAAGGTGCTTTACACAGGATGATGCACATATATTCATGATGCCTTCTCAAATCGAAGATGAGATAATTGGCGTGATAGATTTGGTAGACTACTTTTATCAGATATTCGGTTTCGAATATAATGTAGAGCTGTCCACAAGACCAGAAAATTCCATGGGTTCTGATGAACTATGGGACCAGGCAACAGCAGCTCTGCAAGGAGCTTTGGATAAGAAGGGCATGTCATATAAGATTAATGAGGGTGATGGAGCTTTTTACGGCCCTAAAATTGACTTTCATTTAAAGGACAGTTTAGGCAGAACATGGCAGTGCGGAACCATTCAATTGGATTTCCAGATGCCTGAGCGCTTTGACTTGTCATATATCGGGGCAGATGGTGAAAAGCACCGTCCGGTTATGATTCACAGGGTTATCTTTGGAAGCATTGAGCGTTTTATCGGAATACTAATTGAACATTATGCAGGAGCCTTTCCGGTTTGGCTTGCTCCGGTGCAGGCAAGGGTTCTTCCCATAAGTGAAAAACACATGGATTATGCCTATAAAGTAAAGAAACAGTTGGAAGAAGCCGGTATCCGAGTGGAAGTAGACGAAAGAAATGAAAAAATAGGCTATAAGGTAAGAGATGCACAGATGAAAAAAATTCCTTATATGCTTATCGTAGGTGACAAAGAAGCAAATGAAAACACGGTTTCAGTGCGGACTAGAGAAAAAGGCGATGTAGGGCAAAAACCTATTGAAACGTTTATCGACGAGGTATTGATATTAACCTCAAAATTTAATTGA
- the hisIE gene encoding bifunctional phosphoribosyl-AMP cyclohydrolase/phosphoribosyl-ATP diphosphatase HisIE gives MIDINYDEKGLVPAVVQDAKSKEVLMVAYMNEESLKKTIETGKAWFYSRKRKSLWQKGETSGNVLEVKSIFYDCDKDTLLLKVDAKGPACHTGHNSCFYRSLSDIQDSDNEKDEPQENTLNFLNELVDIIDSRFEEKPEGSYVAKLYNGGRERILKKVGEEAAEVVIASMSQDKDATIYESADLFFHMLIALRYDGITIEEVINELKRRHK, from the coding sequence ATGATTGATATAAATTATGATGAAAAAGGTCTAGTCCCTGCCGTGGTTCAAGATGCGAAAAGCAAAGAAGTCCTAATGGTTGCATATATGAATGAAGAATCATTAAAAAAAACCATTGAAACAGGAAAGGCATGGTTTTACAGCCGTAAAAGAAAAAGCCTTTGGCAAAAGGGAGAAACCAGTGGCAATGTTCTTGAAGTTAAAAGTATTTTTTATGATTGCGATAAAGACACATTACTTCTAAAAGTAGATGCAAAAGGGCCTGCCTGTCATACTGGGCATAATTCTTGTTTTTATCGCAGTTTGTCAGATATTCAAGATAGCGATAATGAAAAAGACGAACCGCAGGAAAATACGCTAAATTTTTTAAATGAGTTAGTAGATATAATTGATTCGAGATTTGAGGAAAAGCCGGAAGGTTCATATGTGGCAAAACTGTATAATGGCGGTAGGGAGAGAATATTGAAAAAGGTCGGTGAAGAAGCCGCAGAAGTTGTAATAGCATCCATGAGCCAAGACAAAGATGCGACAATATATGAATCCGCCGATTTATTTTTTCACATGTTAATTGCACTACGATATGACGGAATAACAATTGAGGAAGTTATAAATGAGCTTAAGAGAAGGCATAAGTGA